Genomic window (Musa acuminata AAA Group cultivar baxijiao chromosome BXJ1-9, Cavendish_Baxijiao_AAA, whole genome shotgun sequence):
TTTTTCTCTTTCTCCGACAACTCTCTTATTGCATCTTTTAGTTCACATATGTCTTTTTATATTTGTTGTGACTGATCCCAGGAGGATGATGCGGACATGAGATTTGAAGGACAAAATTAAGCCACATGGAACATGAAAGCGCGAAGACCAGTTTGCCAATTGAAGAGGAGTTGCATAAGAAATTTATATGCGTCATGATAGCTCATTCAATGTCGATGTTCGTTTGACTTAGTCAATTGAGTTGATCATTCCAAACTTATATAATTTTGACACGTCCCAAAACATCATTGGAGTCACGAATCGTTATCTTGACCAAATCAAAGAACCTACACGATTGCTATTGGCTATCATTTTTCAACCACATGACTCCAGCTTTTGTTAAGGTTATCTAAAAAATTGctatttattattttgaaatatataaaaaatattcttaattttgatttgaaattatttaaaaactctcaaataaaaatattttataatactttaatacaaaataataacattaataaatattttatgagacCTGTGCTTAACAAATTGGCCGGTCTCTATCTAACAAATTGCAACTCTCGTTTTCTCGGAGTTTTCTTTGTCGTCGATGTTTCACCAAACGCTCATTATCTCGCCTTCCTCGTTTGGCGTCCacgtaaatatatacatacaatcACCACCACTTATATTTTGCTTGGCTACGGTTGGGGATTCAGAGCAAATGAATTATCTGAGCCCTACCCAAGTCAAGTGCACTGGCCAACCACGAGGGGTCATAAAAAGATAAGGGGTTTGCAGCCACGAAATAGTGATTTCTTTTTTTGGATTCTATTGTTGCGAGCGAGTCTAGAAGATGGATCCAACTGTGCCGACCTGACCTTTCTGAAGTGAAAGATCTTAATATTGGAGAAAGCAATATCAAGAGCAGTAAGTCGACCGTCATTGTTCATTGCACTATTCGTAACTCTTTTTTATTGTATGACAACATGGTTGTGAGACTCGAGCTTCGCGGGAGATGACTGCTAAATCAAAGGGTGTGTTCCCATCTTTATCAGGCTGGCTCACAAGATCATCAACAAGCTCTGGCAGTCCAAGCACTAATTTGACCGCTCGTGGCTACATGGAAAGAGTTCCTGTCCCGATTGTCCATCAGCCGCATAGAGCAGGAGCATTTTTCTGTGAGATGTTCGAATATTATATCTAAATGTATCGCAGAGGCACCTCATCGTCCCGCAAATACGTCGTGGACGCAGCATCCTCTTCACCATTTTAAGGTCCCCGACAGACGCCTCCCCGACCAACAAAATAATTGCAGTTGGATTGGTTAGAATgcaagtgatgatactcctatagttgatgatgttgaatcaACTGAATAAGCACCTCCACTACTAATTGAGATTTCATTGAAAAGATCCacaagagagcgacaaccatctatccTCTACATggatatgttatgcttactgacgggggagagccataaacttattaagaagctattctacattagGATAAGAATGAGTGAGTTaaaatcatacaaaaagaaaTGAGATTTTTGCTTCATAACCCCACTTGTAGCTATGACAATAATAATTAATCCAAAGAAAACATGGTTTTAATCCATAAAAGTTGATTGAACATGCAACTTAGGTAATCCCAACTGGAACAAGTATTTTGGTTTTGGAAGACTCATCTACACCCATTAAACATGAGGAATTATCTGAGTGGGTCAGGCCCATATCTATTTGATTGTTATTCAGATTATGACAGGTTCTACTTCTGAGTTTAGCATTTCTTCAGCTATCAGTGACTTAGATATAAACCTAATTTGTGTAAGAACTTTTTTTAGTGCCAAATCATAATTCTTTCGATTCACTATAATGTTTGATTTAAGTTTGTTCCTAGTTCCAATTTGTGCACGGACAGCCTATTAGCTAGGAGATGGTGATCCAATACAGTATACTTACATGGATCGTACACATGCAAGTTAATAGCCCATATATGATTGCATGCTCGTGTAATTAATTTACTCACCGTAGCTCGCAAAGACAGCGGAGTGCATTGCTGTCTGCCCGTTGGGTCCGTCGCATGACGCCTCGCCCGCCTCCAGTAATCGTCGCACGATCGGCACCGACTCGCACTCTACCGCCATGAAGAGGGGCGAGAGGCCGTTGACGTTGTTGGTCACCGCGGACACACCTGGAGCCTTCGCCATTAGTGCATCGACGACCTGTTCATGGCCGTTCTGTACCGCCTCGTGCATGGCAGTGTTACCAACATCGTTTGCCATCTGGACTAGTGAACACACTCCGTCGTCGCCCTGCGCGCTCCTTTCAGAGGCAGTAGAGATGAGGTCATTCACTAGCTGGTGATGGCTTGCCCTCGCGGCGATGTGCAATGGAGTGTCTCCTCGTGCGTTCTTCAACTGGAGGAGAAAGGGCTGTAGGTCGAGGGCTCTTTTGCAGAAATCGGTGTGTCCCGGCTTGGCTGCGATGTGAAGCATCGAGTTCCCTCCGGCCGTCACATGAACGTCAGGGATGCTTGTTTCGAGTATTTTGGTATCGCCGTTCCTTGCAGCCTCCAACAGTTTGGGGCTCATTGGAGTGAACAGTTCAGGAACTGATTCCATGACCTGCATGCTTTGAGACAGTGATGAAGCACATAGTAATCTAGGCCAGAGGTGCTCCTTATATAGCAGAGGGGTTGAATGAAATCTTTTCTACATGTTCAATCCACGCACACTTTGTCGAGTAGATGCATACAAATTGAAGCAATACGTGGAAGCATATACTAGTTttcatattttattcttttaatatTGCTAGTATAttctgcatcattatatatatatatatatatatatatatatatatatatatatatatatatatatatatatatatatatatatatatacacacacacacgtgtGTGTACACGCGCGAATCTACAAAGTAGTTCCTGTCCTTTGTATTGTGATGTTCCTTTTATGACAACACTTTGGGTTTCATGTAAGCAATCATTAATTCTTGATGAAAGGTAATAAAGGTAGTGCCACCGATACAATGATGCTCTTGGGAGCTACCTTCACCATCGGTGCAACTAACGAATCAATCATCCCAACAAGCTCTAAATAATATAATGTTTGACTCTTCAATTAAGTTAGTTATCTTTATATGGCTCTCTTGCAATCTCACAATCTTCGTATGAAGCGAGCTGTAAAGGAACAAAACATCTTGTTCTTGCCTATGATATTTTTAACCCTGATTCAATCTttctcttattatttttatttttaaaaaataataaaaataaatatagaataataatttaatataatgctTGATTCTTTAATGTAGTTAGTTATCTTTGCTTGTCTCTTCTGTAATCTTACAAAGGAACAAAACATCGTGTCTTGTGCTTCATAGTTGTTTCTTTTTCTACAACACTTGGGTTTCATCTCAAGCAACCATTAATTCTTGATGAAAGGTAATAAAGGTGGTGCCACTGATACAATGATGCTCTTGGGAGCTACTTTACCGTCGGTGCAAGTAACGAATCAATCATCCCAGCAAGCTCTAAATAATATAATGTTTGATTCTTCAATTAAGTTAGTTATCTTTACGTGACTCTCTTGCAATCTCACAATCTTCGTCTGAAGCTAGCTGTAAAGGATCTAAACATCTTGTTCTTGCCTATGATTTTTTTAACCCTGGTtcaatctttctcttttttttatataaaaaataataaaaataaatatattattaatctatagtTTTACTTATTTATGAAATATGATCGAGAACTTCTACTAACCTACCATTAAAATAATTTACTCTTATGGAGAAGATGAATattaagaataacttatctctCATCATATGATATACAATATCTCAAGTTATCACCGCACATAACTCAAATAGTTAGCTCTATCCAACGAAAGTATCAACACATAGTTAAAATTGGTTTCACTCTTCTACACCAAGCTTTTATGCTACTAACATTTTAGTCAAACTTTTGAACTACAGTCGACCTGATTAAAAAGACAAATATACAAGTAATTTACCATCATTGCATACAAAATGGGTAAGATAATCGACAATCAAAGCAACACAAAGTAACCAATGTTTATTAGACTCGAAggagtatcaaaaataggttaaaTGAGCACACATAAAGGGGGTTCTGAAGGTAGATATAGGCCTAATGTTTACCTAGCATTTTTGTCGAATAGAAAATGGACACACTAAAGATGTTGCATCACCCCTCAAACACCTACCCAAAGCCCTATCTTCTCTGGTGCCACCTAAAGGGGTTCTAAGTTGCTGAAATGATTGACGTTTCATATTACTAAGCTATCAACTAAAAATCAGTTCATAGCACGTGAGAATGGCATAGTTTTGAGTCAATTTTTTCCTTTGCACGGTACCGCATAACCAAAAATATTTTTGAGTTTTATATAATGATTACATGAAATAAAAACAATGACAACAAATAAAAATGAGGCTGACTCTAGTGTTTTCTATCTGGTACAAGTTGTTCTAACGAAAATaacataaaacaagaatcgaaaacCATCATGAATAAGTGACGAACACCTACTATGCATCGTTCCATGACACATGACTGACATATGGTTGACACATGACCGATACTTTAGCAACCATCACTTATAATCGGTATCGATTATGATTATAATGGTTCAAAGAGTCCACTATAAAAGTATTCCCCAAATATATTATATGAAACTTTTCATAATATTATTCAAGTCATTAGCTAAATCCTCTGAGCCCAAAATAAATTAAGCATCAAAGGAGC
Coding sequences:
- the LOC135594465 gene encoding ankyrin repeat-containing protein At5g02620-like, translating into MESVPELFTPMSPKLLEAARNGDTKILETSIPDVHVTAGGNSMLHIAAKPGHTDFCKRALDLQPFLLQLKNARGDTPLHIAARASHHQLVNDLISTASERSAQGDDGVCSLVQMANDVGNTAMHEAVQNGHEQVVDALMAKAPGVSAVTNNVNGLSPLFMAVECESVPIVRRLLEAGEASCDGPNGQTAMHSAVFASYGE